The following DNA comes from Miscanthus floridulus cultivar M001 chromosome 5, ASM1932011v1, whole genome shotgun sequence.
AGTGGCAATGAATTAACTGAGACAGTTAAGAGTCGTATGCATACTCACTCTCAGGTTGATATACTGGATCACTCTTATGTAGGAACGCAAGTAGTCTAGTTTTGAGGAAATAATTAGATCAATTCATATGGGTTCTTTGAGTATATGCATTCTTCCAACTCTCTAGTTCACATCGAGTCGCCTTATTGTTAACATGGTCTTAGATAAGTTAGTTTTGCATATTTTGTAAGTCTACTTTAAATTTGGAGTCATATTACGCATGATGATCTTCATGAAATTGCTGTTGGCTAGAGAAGCTTATCGTTCAAAAGAATTATTTCACATCACTTTAGACTGCTGCCCTAGCTTCAGTTTTTCATCATACTCCATGTTTGTTTTCATACAGCATAATCCAACCAGTGACAAATATCAAGAGAGTTAACAAAGAGATGACAGTTTTTGTATTTGATCACGCATAGCTCTGTAGGCAAtagaattgattttttttttaaaaaaaactagtaTGGTATGTACCTGTATCTTTTATGATTTCCATCAGATAGACAAATATGCCTTATGGAATGAAACGAATGGAGTACCTTTTTGGTTCAACAGGGAGCATTCATTTTAAAATGTTGATACTGCCTTACTTCTAATCCTGTCTGTTTAACTGATAGTTTTGTATACATCTTCTAGACAGATACCATGCAACGAAACACTCAAGGGAATGAACACATTTCATCCCAGGGCACAGTTGGTTTCCTTGACTTGCATGAAGTAGTTTGCTCCAAAGATTACTTGGAGACATACTTGTCACAGAGTGAGACAACGGAGGATGATAAAGCTAAAGCAGTAGCAGAAGTAATGAGAACTTTGCGTGTTGACAAATTGACAGTAGAGTTATTCTGTGCTATACTCTGTTTGTATAAATGGAAAGTTGAGGCAGCTGCAGAATATTTTAATGTTTGTAGGGGCAAACCACAAATTCTGGAACAATCTCTGAAGCAGAAATTTGTTTTGCAGTGTAAGTTTTTTATTACTTCATGGTCTTTCATTTTTGCATTGCTAATGCTAACACGGCTGTCCTTTTTGTCTTCAGTTGACTTTGTAAAGGGACAACTACAACGCTTCTTCCCTCAAGATTATGATTCTGAGagaataaaaaagaacaataTTGAGGGACCTAATTTGTCTAATCAACCACTACAACGTGACCTGATAGTGGCACCAGTGAAACGGAGGCTAGTTGATGAATATAAACCTTGTGACTTGTCTCATCGACAGAAGAGAATAGTTAAGTTGCAGGGAAACTCACTGCAAACTCAAACACCAAGAAGATCACCACGATTGGCACACGCGAACAATACTTGTAACAACAACAAAAAAGTGTGGAAAGGAAGAGCCAAAGTGCTTAAAACACCACCAGATGCAACAAATCAGGTGAAGGATAGAGCACATAAATCATGTTCGCTTCATGAGAAACTAGATAATGCCTTGAAAGCAGTTCATGAAGAAGCAACAGGTGATCTTTTGGTTGCTCTTgtgttaaaaaaaaaaatcttttggtTGCTCTTTGTTAGAACTTTTTTATAACATCTCAAACTTCAGTTATATCAACCTTTGCCTATCTAGGTTCCTTATCTCAGGACCTCAGGATACTGGATTCCCCACGGTGCGAGGTTGGCTTAAGTAAAGAGCATGAACATGATCAAGGAGATACTGGCAAAATGTTGGATCAAGTCAATGATGGAGAAAACTGTAAAGAACATTTGGGAAGAGATGCTATGGGAAATTCTGAGTCATTCATGAGTACATATTGCGTAGAGCCATTGCCAACCAACTCTAGGTTGATAGCATGTTCAAGAATAAATGAGCTATCATTTACATGGAAGCCCTCACAACATGCCAGTCCCCTTGAGAAAGTTTTACTTGACATTCAAAGAGATAACTTCGTGAACACCATTGCACGCATCCAGAAAATCATCCAGGATGATCCTTTAGATGTGCTTAGTGCAGATGTAATTGAAGCCACTGTGCGGATAGAAATTATTAAATGGGATTTATGCCTTCAGGACAAGGATGCCCATAAGATAGTAAATGCAATGTTGGAGTATGCTAAAAAGGTCAAGGGGAGACATAGTTTCAATACTGAGATGAGGAAGGAAGAGTTCTCTGCAAAGCTGCAGGATCTCCTGAAGTGTCAGCTTAAAGAACTAGAACTTACATACACTTCCTTGGAATCAGATTACAAGAAAGCAACGACTGATGCTAGCATTTTTTTCTCGACATTTGAAGAACACAAGAAAAAGTTGAATGCCATTAAGGACAGTATCAAGGACCTGCAGCAGGCCTGTATGACTAAGGACGATGAAATGCAAAAATTGGCACATCAAGTCGCTGAGCATGAGACTGTATATCAGAAGTCTATAATGGAAAAGGTTAGGGTTAAGATGGCTCTGAAGAGCCATGAGCAGACTATTGGTTGCGTAAAAGAGCACCTAGCCTCTACTGAATCTGGATCAATTGACGTAGGAGCATTGGTTAAGGTAGAGATGGATAATATGAGTAAGGAGATTGAACTCTCCAAGGGAAATCTTCTAAATATCAACTTCAAGAAAGAGTAAAGAAGGTGTAAGCGTTTTCTTACAATTATTTATTTTCTGGCTGTGGTCACTTCATGGTAAGTCCTTTCATGAACATTCTTTTTCTTTCTGTTGAAGCTCACATATGTTATCAGAAGACAAAACAttatgattcatgcatcataaaTTCATAATGCTTGCTTTTCCTTCATAGTTTTTTTAGCCAGGCCATATTATCATTTCTTTATATCCTTTTGCCTGTCTTAGCCCACCAGAAACATTGAAAGACGAGGATTGTGTCAGATATATATTAACTGATTATTGAAAGAGTTGCTTGAAAACTAGCTTAGGAGTGCTGCTTCTGTGCTATAGTAACCTAGCTATCATATCAATTACTGCAGGAGTTTCATTAGATATAATAGTTTACATGACATACAATCAGTTACTTCTGAAGAGTTGCAAGGTTGTAGAATGCCCCCTTCTTGTTCATGAGCTGCGGGTAAGAGCCACGCTCCACCACTTTACCCTCTCCCAGGAAAGCAATCGAGTCTACATTCTTGATTGTGTTTAGTCGATGTGCCACCACAATTGTGGTCCTCCCTGACATTATTCGATCAAGAGCTTCCTGCACCACTTGCTCTGACTGTGCATCAAGTGCACTTGTTGCTTCATCAAGTAGTAGTATTGCTGGATTCCGGATTATTGCCCTTGCAATTGCGATTCTTTGCTTCTGCCCCCCTGAGAGCTGTATACCATGCTCTCCGCAATCAGTATCGTATCCATCCTTCAAAGATCTGAAAAGTAATCAACTTAGTTCCTTGTGTTGGACAATGCGAGTTGAAATAAAAGGCATGCTTGCAATATCTATATAAGTTTGGAATAGAAACAAGTCAAAAGACTTACGAGATGAACTCATGTGCGTTTGCAGCTTTTGCAGCTTCCACAATCTCATCTTCATCAGCTTCTGGTTTACCAAAAGCAATATTGTCCCTGACACTGCCTGAAAACATTGCAGGCTCCTGACTAACAAGAGCTGTAAATCCTCGGAACCAAAGAATATTCATCTCCCTCACATCCATACCATCAATTCTTACGGACCCCCTATCAACATCATAGAACCTCTGGATCAAACCTATGATAGTTGATTTACCACATCCGCTTCTCCCAACCAGGCCAACACTTGTTCCTGCTTTCACGTCCAAGCTAAAATCCTGTAGGATAAGGCATTCTGGTCTTGTTGGATATGCAAAATCTACCTTCTTGAATTCTATTCTACCTTCTATTTTCTTCTTCTGATCTTCCTTCTCCACCTGCAAAATAGATGCATATTATTCTCACTCATAGCAAGACAGCGTTGTAAAATCATTCTATACTCGCATAACTGCTTTGCCGATATGTATTctgtatgatgcttatgaatgagttTGTTACCTGTGAATTTTTTGGAGAGATGGATTTCCTATCTAGCACCTCAAATACTGAAGCAACTGCATTTGCTCCCTTTGCCAGGTCAGATGTCATGCTACCAGCATCAGCAATCAGCTTTCCTGTGCTCACCAGCACGAAAAAGGTTTTGAAAACATCACCCGCTGATATCTCCCCAGACTGTGCCAGCTTCCCACCATACCAGAAGTCCAGTGCCCATGACAAGAACGAGAGGCAAGGTGACAACCCTGTGGTGATCCCTGCTACCCATGATTTCTTCCTTGCTTTTTTCAAGGGTTCCTCTTGTGCATGCTCGAATAGCTGAAGAACCTTCGATGAGCATCCAAAGGAGGTTACCATCCTGTGATTGTAAACAGCTTCTATGGCTATCTGGGTGCTTTGATGCTGAGCCTTTGCCAAGTCCCTTGACACATTTGAGAGAACCATTTTTTTTGCATAATAGCATATCATTGTAGATGGCTGTACAGCTATCATGACAAGAGCAAGTTTCCAAGCTACCATCAGGCCCATTGTCACTGCAATTATAATTCCGGAAGCTGTTTGAAGCAGTAAGGATATTCTGTCTGCAACAAGGGTTTTGACAAGAGAAGCCTCATTGCTTAGCCGAGAGCACAATGCACCGCTTGAATTAGTTTCTTCATCAAACCATGCTGCCTCAAAGGTTAAGATCTTCTCAAGTACTTGGACCCGGATGCGCCTAACAAGATGCTCCCCCATGTACGCAAAATTGTAGTGTTGCAATAGATTAACAACAATGGATACCAAGGACAGTGAACAGAAGATCAAGGCATAGCGTCTGATAATTGCATTCATCTCATTTTGGTCCTGAACAAAGAATGCAGCAATCATTCCTCCAATGGTTATGGCATAGATGGGCTGCAAGGAGCCATATACCAATGCAGACAAACTGCCTACGACTGCCTGCCTCCACTCTGGTGCGTTCATTGCAAGAAGCCTGGAGAAAGATGGTGCAGGTGGAGGAACTTCAGAATTATTTTCCTTTAAAATAGCTGGTGTTAGTGGCATTGGACTTGCTCTGGACATGCTGTGACGGCTGGTACTTGTCCTGGCCACTGAGGAAGCCCTAAACTGTTCATTTTCTTGATCGATGTAGCTTACCATCTTCTGCAATTTCACAAGTCTCGAGTACGGGCCACCCTTGCTGATCAGTTCATCATGTGTACCAATTTCAGCTATTGTACCCCCATCAACTACTGCAATCTGATCAGCGTTCTTCACGGTTGAGAGCTTATGAGCTACTACCTGTCCATTGTTAATGAATAATCAGGCATTCAATGTCAAATGATTTTCTCTTAAAAAAGATGCGTGCTAAGTAATTCAAGTTCTGATATAAGGGTTATAAAATATGAAGAGTGGAAGCAGTGGCAATTTACCAGTGTTGTCCGTCCCATAGATGCTTGATCAAGTGCATGCTGTACCAACTTTTCTGATTCTGAATCAAGTGCACTTGTGGCTTCATCGAGCAAGAGTATAGCAGGGTTCTTAATTATCGCCCTTGCAATGGCAATACGTTGCTTTTGGCCACCTGATAACAATGCTCCACGCTCACCAATCTGCAAGAATGGACCATAAGTATGAGACATGGAATTAAGGTGGCTGAATGTTCCTTTTCTCTTTTGATGCGCGTACCTTAGTCTCATATTCCTCTGGAAGCCCCCTTACGAAGTTGTGAGCATTTGCTGTCATGGCTGCTGCATAAACCTCATCCATGGTTGCAGTCTGGTTTGCCAAACAAGATGTTCTCTTTTATTGAAGTACCAAACAATGCATGATCTTGGCTGACTAGTCCCATTTTGCTCCTGATCCATTTGAGTTGGAGTTCTTTGATGTCAAAACCATCAATTTTGACAGTTCCTTCACTGGCATCATAGAAGCGCTGCACTAAAGCTATTGCTGTTGACTTGCCGCTGCCACTGGACCCAACCAAAGCAATAGTTTGCCCAGCAGGAATCTGGAGGTTGAAGTTTTTTAGGACTGGCATATTTGGTCTTGATGGGTACACAAAACGGACAGACTCAAATTCGAGCTCTCCCCGAATTTGGTCCAAAATAAGGCCTTTTGGGTCATCAGCATTAATCTGGGGAACACGGTTGATCCGATCAAGGATTCTTGTGGTAGCAACAGATGCCTCAGTGAAATGTTTCAGCTCAGGGAGTGCCATTCCAAGGGATCTGCAACATTCAGTAAAAATCGTTAGTTAAGCTTCTATTTCTACATGATCAAATGGAGTCATGAAGTCAGTAAAGCATAAAGagtatacaagaaacatacagGCCACCCAAGACGAATGAAATCCCAGCAGCATATATCCTTCCACCACTTACATGATGGAACATCACCAATCTGCCGCCGTACCATGCGAGAAAGGCCCAAATGGCGAAAGAAAGGCCAGTGAACCCAACAGCAAGACCTTTTGCAATGCCTTGTTTGATCCCCAGCTTGATCGTCTTGTCAAGGATTGCCGTGTACCTCTGGATGATCCTTTTCTCGGCTGTGAAGGAGTAAACGGTCTTGATAGAGCCCAGAGCTTGCTCGACCAGGGAATTCGCCTTGGCGTACTCATGGCGTGACTGGCGGGACAGGTAGAGAAGGTACTTGCCGTAGATGAGCCCCGGGATTATGAGAAGCAGGACCAGAGGAAAAGAAACCAGAGCCAGCCTCCAGCAGAAATAAGTGGCGAAGACTAGTCCGGAGACGAAGACCGTCGAGTGCATCAGAAATAGAGGGACCTGTTCCAGATTTTATGAAAAATCAGCCAGACATGCTGTTATTTCTCCTTGAATGATGAACCAAAACTGAACTATATTATGTGGTGTTCTGCCCTGCTCTTTTATTTTCACacattcatttttttttctggaaGCTGGATAAATTATTTcagtttgtttaatttttttttcaagcaAGGAAAGACTAAAGAGTGTGGGTGTACGTCTAGATCATCAAATTAGTTTATTTCCTTGTTGAGACGGATTTGTGTTATTTTCATTGTAAAGCAACTTATTTCCTCCTAGGTTGGgtgatttttatttttatttttttttaaaatgaaaCAAACTTTCCTAGCCCCAGTGATGCATCTTCAGCCTGGTGATGCATCCAGCTAACCGTCCTGGTGGTTGTTATGTCTTTCTCTGCTAAGCCTTCGTGTTGGTTCTGGGTGTTTAGGCGGCTGGTGCTGTTTGTCTTTGAAGACTTTTTGACTGATTtgggctgactgaaaccaacaagcgaacagggtgaatatTTGCTTAGGATTACTCGTTACTCTCTTTGTCCTAAAATAGACGACACTGTAGCTATTGTCTAGATTCTCATAGGTAAAGTGTCAACTATtttaattcgcaaaaaaaaatgtCATCGACGAGGGATTATACTTTATGGAGTACCTTACGCAATTTCATTGTGTGGTTTAAGCCGTATGTAAGCAGCACCCCGCATGTTCCTTGTTAGGGTCCTGCTCCTGCCTGCCTTCCAGGAATCCAGGTCCATGAGGACCATgacaaaatcaaatgaataatACTATGGATCTAGCTCCTAGCGTTTCCATCGTTTGCCACATGGTGTAGTGATGCTGCAGCTCGACGGATAAAATAAGACGGCAGCCTAGACTGTACTAGACTCCAAGGCAGATGACGGTGCCGAGGCCAGAGGTCATTCCGATGACATGGCCAGCCATTCCGGGTTAAACTATTTGATTTGCCATTGATTCAGTGACGCGCTATTGCTGGAGACCTGGAGTAGGTCGCTTCGTGCGGTCGTGCCCAGGCAAGTTGgttaaataaaaaaaaaggaaattcgcTGACGGTCTATAACTATAACAGGTAAGCGAACAGGTTCTCACATGTCCTCGATAGGTTTCCATCAGCAGGCAGGTGTTGCTGGAGCCTGGAGGCTGGGTCAAGGCAGTCATTGGCAAACGGAGTGGATGGTTTGGGTATGTACTATGTAGTCACATCTCACATATGACTGAAGGGTGATAATACTGATATGGAATATGCAGCGTAGGCTCGTCATTATTTTGGggccttttttttcttcttctgacTGACGAGTCACGAGTGACGACTGAAGTTTCTCTTTATTGATTGATTGAATTCTCACGATGGACGAGTGAAGAAGTGAAGGAattggaggggggggggggggggggggggggggtaggctGGGGCTGCACTGCACCGCACCTTCTCGCTGAGGACCTCCTGGATGTGGGAGGCGTCCTTGGAGATGCTGTTTATGATCTCCGAGGTGGTGGCCTCCTGCGAGTCGAAGAAGCCCACCTCCTGCCGCAGGATGGCCTGCAGGTACAGGTACCGGATCCGCAGCACCTGCCGCTCGCTCGTCCGGCTCCAGCAGTACCCTTCTGCAACCAGGAAACAGATGCGTGAGATGTAGAACCAGCCACTTACTTAGGCTCTCGTTTGGAAAAAAAAATGTAAGAAGAACTTGCAGAAAGTTGCATAGGTAGGAAACAATTTAATTCTATAAGGTTCTGACAAGAAAAATACCACCACCTTCCAGTATGGACATAAGTTCATTATTAGTTCTAAACAAATCTGTAGCCCTAAAAAGATGTCTTCTTTTCGCTCTCATCATACACATGGGGCAACCGAGTAGGGTAACATAGATTAAGATATAGAAAGGGAATTGTCCAGAGATGATGTATTGATGTCTCTTTTTGAACGCAAAATTGCCATTAAAAATGGTAAGTACAAAACATTTTGTTAGTTCCCGTTAAAACAAGGGGGAAAGTTCTTCACTGCAAGCAAGCAGGTTCTGAGAAACAGCATGTGTACGGTGAATGATGTGCATGAATAATAGGCTAGGTGTGGCGAACTGAAGTTACCCATGAACGCCACCGCCAGGACCACGAACGCCAGGTAGACGAAATTCAGGCACGACTGCATCATCACGGGAAAAggagcaaacaaaaaaaaaagtgaacAAATAATAAAGTTACTGAAAAATGAACACAGATGATGTTGAGCACGGTTCGGAGTCGTTGACGACACTTGTCGCCGGTACAGGTACGGTAATGCACGGCGCACGACGAACCTTCTCCACCTCGTGCATGAACTGCGCGCtcttggcgccgccgccgccgccgctcgcctgGGCGCCCCCGTACCCGAGCGCGTTCATCACGTCGCTGGCGAAGATGAGCAGCAGGTTGGTGGAGCACCCGTCGCCGATGGCCCCCAGCGTGCCCAGGGCCATGAGCAGGACGTCCACCCGGTCCGCGAACCGGAACATGCCGCGGATGCTCATCGGCCGCtcgccggcggcgccggcgcccgcTGGGGCAGGGccactcatcttcttcttctcctcctcctcgcccctCTATTGCAAGCTGGAGCCTGATGACAAGGAGATGGCCGCCGGAGCAAAGCAGTGCTTGTGGGCGAGCTACCGATCCCACCTCGATCGTTTTGTTGTGTGCTTTGGCACCAGGGCTTTATATAGCTGAGCCCTGAGCTGAGTGTGCACCAACTCGCGCGTGTGTTTCAGTAATTTCCTCCCTTTTATTATTTGGGGGTTGCATGATGAGAGGGGCATGCACACATCACATTGCAACAGAGTAGTGATTTGGAATTCAGCATGTGTGGTGTGGAGGACAAAGGTGGCTGCAACTTACATGCCCTGGCCCATTGGCTCTTCCTTATTAGTTATTATCTTTGCTTTCGTATAATAATAAATCAATAAGCTGTAGATGCTATTGGATCTTTGGTGATGTGGTGGTTGTCTGTCAGTTTAATATTACAAgtgtttttccttttccttttgatTTACAGTGCTGGGCTACGCTTTTAAATGCCCTATCTGGAATCATGCAATAGCCTTTTTCAGGCCAATTGGacctatatatataaatataatggTACTTCCTTCGGTCGCAAGGT
Coding sequences within:
- the LOC136450395 gene encoding B3 domain-containing protein Os03g0120900-like is translated as MEEPRRPRFFKVLVVDFARRIEMPQGFLCHFPEGRHRESGTTVVASTKVVLTNAQGNIWPVELEEIDGRVFLTTGWPKFVEDNCLGKGEFLIFKYYGRMHFMVSFFGVNAVEKSGWSSGSGAQATENLEGELPCPIIPSRKGGHSGNELTETVKSRMHTHSQTDTMQRNTQGNEHISSQGTVGFLDLHEVVCSKDYLETYLSQSETTEDDKAKAVAEVMRTLRVDKLTVELFCAILCLYKWKVEAAAEYFNVCRGKPQILEQSLKQKFVLQFDFVKGQLQRFFPQDYDSERIKKNNIEGPNLSNQPLQRDLIVAPVKRRLVDEYKPCDLSHRQKRIVKLQGNSLQTQTPRRSPRLAHANNTCNNNKKVWKGRAKVLKTPPDATNQVKDRAHKSCSLHEKLDNALKAVHEEATGSLSQDLRILDSPRCEVGLSKEHEHDQGDTGKMLDQVNDGENCKEHLGRDAMGNSESFMSTYCVEPLPTNSRLIACSRINELSFTWKPSQHASPLEKVLLDIQRDNFVNTIARIQKIIQDDPLDVLSADVIEATVRIEIIKWDLCLQDKDAHKIVNAMLEYAKKVKGRHSFNTEMRKEEFSAKLQDLLKCQLKELELTYTSLESDYKKATTDASIFFSTFEEHKKKLNAIKDSIKDLQQACMTKDDEMQKLAHQVAEHETVYQKSIMEKVRVKMALKSHEQTIGCVKEHLASTESGSIDVGALVKVEMDNMSKEIELSKGNLLNINFKKE